One Arthrobacter sp. StoSoilB19 DNA window includes the following coding sequences:
- a CDS encoding DUF2550 domain-containing protein, with amino-acid sequence MDAPGIPFIALAIAFGLLIIALCLSGVRRFNLRRALGTVDASICVAGNSWQMGVCRYQDNDLEWFRLISLSVRPKYTFKRSSLELLGRRKPTEAEAVKVQPDVVIVELRYEGQDLHLAMKFDAYTGLSSWLEAGPVIGVGTWR; translated from the coding sequence ATGGACGCACCGGGTATTCCGTTCATCGCACTGGCAATCGCCTTCGGATTGCTGATCATTGCACTGTGCCTTTCGGGGGTGCGCCGCTTCAACCTGCGGCGTGCCCTCGGCACGGTGGACGCCTCCATTTGCGTTGCTGGAAACAGCTGGCAGATGGGGGTTTGTCGTTATCAGGACAACGACCTTGAATGGTTCAGGCTCATCTCCTTGAGCGTGCGTCCCAAATACACATTCAAGCGCAGTTCGCTGGAGCTGCTGGGCCGCCGGAAACCCACGGAGGCGGAAGCCGTCAAGGTCCAACCGGACGTTGTGATCGTTGAGCTCCGGTATGAGGGGCAGGACCTGCACCTTGCCATGAAGTTCGACGCATATACGGGTCTTTCATCCTGGCTTGAGGCAGGTCCGGTGATAGGCGTGGGGACCTGGCGCTAG
- a CDS encoding alpha/beta hydrolase translates to MTFDPASYHFTQAGGPVPIRASTVLPARRENIELQTEDGHTLVGELALPESGPVKATLITLHPLPTHGGFMDSHVYRKASYRLPALAGIAVLRFNTRGTASPRGASSGAFEEGIGERHDVEAAVRFAVERGLPNRWLVGWSFGTELALMYGAVEPVAPQIEGAVLLSPPLHRATDKHLQLWAESGKPLTVLVPEHDDFLQPAEATARFSLVPQARVVGVAGAKHLWVGEKYAARVLNDIVALVSPDAAAAPLPQEWEGPAATAGA, encoded by the coding sequence ATGACTTTTGATCCGGCGTCGTACCACTTCACCCAGGCCGGGGGCCCTGTCCCCATCCGTGCCTCCACCGTCCTGCCCGCCCGTCGAGAGAACATCGAGCTGCAGACGGAGGACGGCCACACGCTGGTGGGCGAGCTGGCACTGCCGGAATCCGGCCCCGTCAAGGCAACGCTGATCACGCTCCACCCGCTGCCGACGCACGGTGGCTTCATGGATTCCCATGTGTACCGCAAGGCCTCCTACCGGCTGCCGGCGCTGGCGGGCATCGCGGTGCTGCGCTTCAATACCCGGGGTACGGCCTCCCCCCGGGGTGCCAGCAGCGGCGCGTTCGAGGAAGGGATAGGGGAGCGGCACGACGTCGAGGCAGCCGTGCGCTTCGCCGTTGAGCGGGGCCTGCCCAACCGCTGGCTGGTGGGCTGGTCGTTCGGGACCGAACTGGCGCTGATGTACGGCGCCGTGGAGCCGGTGGCCCCACAGATCGAGGGGGCGGTGCTGCTGTCGCCTCCGCTGCACCGCGCCACGGACAAGCACCTGCAGCTGTGGGCCGAATCCGGCAAGCCCCTCACCGTCCTGGTGCCGGAGCACGACGACTTCCTCCAGCCTGCCGAGGCAACCGCAAGGTTCAGCCTGGTGCCGCAGGCCCGAGTAGTGGGCGTGGCCGGGGCCAAGCATCTGTGGGTGGGGGAGAAGTACGCCGCACGGGTCCTGAACGACATCGTGGCGCTTGTCAGTCCAGATGCCGCCGCAGCACCGCTGCCGCAGGAATGGGAAGGGCCGGCGGCGACGGCCGGCGCCTAA
- a CDS encoding F0F1 ATP synthase subunit gamma, whose translation MGAQIRVYRQKISSTTSMRKIFKAMELIATSRIGKARARVAASLPYANAITRAVSAVASQSEIDHPLTTEPEQIRRAAVLVITSDRGLAGSYSASVLKQAEGLIELLHEEGKEVKTYVLGRKAQAYFDFRNREYARVWTGGTDAPEFATAREIGEALLSEFATDFEEGGVEEIHVVYTRFKSMVTQEPTVIRLLPLEVVEEQAASESDLLPLYEFEPEAERVLDALLPRYIESRIFAAMLQAAASELAARQRAMKSAGDNATDLIKKYTRLRNTARQAEITQELSEIVAGADALAS comes from the coding sequence ATGGGAGCCCAGATCCGGGTCTACCGCCAGAAGATCAGCTCGACCACGTCGATGCGCAAGATCTTCAAGGCGATGGAACTGATCGCTACCTCGCGCATCGGCAAGGCCCGTGCGCGCGTAGCAGCTTCACTGCCTTACGCGAACGCGATTACGCGCGCCGTTTCTGCTGTCGCCAGCCAGAGCGAGATCGACCACCCGCTGACCACTGAGCCGGAGCAGATCCGCCGTGCCGCCGTCCTGGTAATCACCTCGGACCGCGGCCTGGCCGGTTCCTACTCGGCCAGTGTCCTGAAGCAGGCGGAAGGTCTCATCGAGCTTCTTCACGAAGAAGGCAAGGAAGTCAAGACCTACGTCCTCGGACGCAAGGCCCAGGCGTACTTCGATTTCCGGAACCGCGAGTACGCGCGGGTCTGGACCGGTGGAACAGACGCGCCCGAGTTCGCGACGGCACGTGAGATCGGCGAAGCGCTGCTGTCGGAATTCGCAACCGACTTCGAAGAGGGCGGCGTGGAGGAAATCCACGTTGTGTACACCCGCTTCAAGTCCATGGTCACCCAGGAGCCGACGGTCATCCGCCTGCTCCCGCTTGAAGTCGTGGAAGAGCAGGCCGCATCCGAGTCGGACCTTCTGCCGCTGTACGAGTTCGAGCCGGAAGCCGAGCGGGTTCTTGACGCCCTGCTGCCGCGCTACATCGAATCCCGTATCTTCGCAGCCATGTTGCAGGCAGCAGCTTCCGAGCTCGCCGCCCGCCAGCGGGCGATGAAGTCCGCAGGCGACAACGCAACGGACCTGATCAAGAAGTACACGCGTCTGCGCAACACGGCCCGCCAGGCCGAAATTACGCAGGAACTCTCCGAGATTGTTGCCGGTGCCGACGCTCTTGCGTCCTAG
- the nucS gene encoding endonuclease NucS: MRLVIAHCSVDYVGRLKAHLPLATRLLLVKADGSVLVHSDGGSYKPLNWMSPPATLRVSSPDEVDLELGVVEQWTVQSAKTDDRLIINIHEKISESSHDLGVDPGLIKDGVEADLQRLLAEQIETLGQGYSLIRREYFTAIGPVDILARDADGATVAIELKRRGDIDGVEQLTRYLELLNRDPLLAPVRGIFAAQQIKPQAKVLANDRGIDCITLDYDAMRGVDDSESRLF, from the coding sequence GTGCGACTTGTCATAGCCCATTGCTCCGTTGATTACGTTGGCCGGCTCAAAGCCCATCTCCCCCTCGCCACCCGGCTCCTGCTGGTCAAGGCGGACGGCTCCGTGCTGGTCCATTCCGACGGCGGTTCCTACAAGCCGCTGAACTGGATGAGCCCGCCTGCCACGCTGCGGGTTTCTTCCCCCGACGAAGTGGACCTCGAACTTGGCGTGGTGGAGCAGTGGACGGTGCAGTCGGCCAAGACCGATGACCGGCTCATCATCAATATCCACGAGAAGATCAGCGAGTCCTCCCACGACCTGGGCGTGGATCCCGGACTGATCAAGGACGGGGTGGAGGCTGACCTGCAGCGGCTGCTCGCCGAGCAGATCGAGACGCTTGGACAGGGCTACTCCCTCATCAGGCGCGAGTACTTCACCGCCATTGGGCCCGTGGACATCCTGGCGCGCGACGCGGACGGCGCCACCGTGGCCATTGAGCTCAAGCGCCGGGGCGACATTGACGGCGTGGAGCAACTGACCCGGTACCTGGAGCTGCTCAACCGCGACCCTTTGCTGGCACCGGTCCGGGGAATCTTTGCTGCCCAGCAGATCAAGCCGCAGGCCAAGGTGCTGGCAAACGACCGCGGGATCGACTGCATAACGCTGGACTACGACGCCATGCGCGGAGTGGACGACAGCGAATCCCGCCTCTTCTAG
- a CDS encoding cold-shock protein → MAQGTVKWFNAEKGFGFITPDDSDGDVFVHYSEIQTGGFKTLDENQRVQFEIGQGAKGPQATGVTLV, encoded by the coding sequence ATGGCACAGGGAACCGTCAAGTGGTTCAACGCTGAAAAGGGCTTCGGCTTCATCACCCCGGATGACTCCGATGGCGATGTCTTCGTTCACTACTCCGAAATCCAGACCGGCGGCTTCAAAACCCTCGACGAGAACCAGCGCGTTCAGTTCGAAATCGGCCAGGGCGCCAAGGGTCCCCAGGCTACCGGCGTAACGCTGGTCTAG
- a CDS encoding F0F1 ATP synthase subunit epsilon yields MAELEVEIVAADHFVWSGAAKMVKARTSDGEIGILPGHSPLLAILAEGELAIQPVSGDRIAVDVDGGFFSVDNNRVVIVADNAQLGGSATAGIR; encoded by the coding sequence ATGGCTGAGCTTGAGGTTGAGATTGTCGCAGCGGACCACTTCGTGTGGTCCGGAGCGGCCAAGATGGTCAAGGCCCGCACCAGCGATGGTGAAATCGGAATCCTGCCCGGCCACTCGCCCCTGCTGGCGATCCTGGCCGAGGGTGAACTGGCCATCCAGCCGGTGTCCGGGGACCGTATTGCGGTAGACGTCGACGGCGGGTTCTTCTCGGTCGACAACAACCGCGTGGTTATCGTTGCTGACAACGCCCAGCTGGGCGGCTCGGCTACCGCTGGGATCCGCTAG
- a CDS encoding alpha/beta hydrolase-fold protein, with amino-acid sequence MDWLSDIRLTDGPLYGTVLVLGMGGAAYLLVPPWRASMTPGHRARAWAVRIVTAAAAAFALVGTVHWALINIFSTFPEDLPDPVLLWIVPGVAALLLGLLRLPRSSWAGRGGGILAALLVVLLSAIQVNAYFGLNRTVSDLLGTALARIPALEQDLMRRPGASDGVPLLGWKPEGELPDGGVLRKSAIPGTQSGMNTREAYIYLPPAYFAANRPALPVLVLVAGQPGGPADWLTGGAIRGHMDSFAAAHGGVSPVVVIPDPNGSQSANTMCMDSRIANADTYLSQDVPQWISSTLAVDTNHSHWAVGGFSFGGTCAVQMGTRHPDVYADVLAFSSEAEPAIAKERQKTIDAAFPGNPDEFTKQTPLEIMKHQRFESSGMYLTAGQNDPEFVGNLHTLAAAAEAAGFTVQAHEVEHTGHSWDTSSKRFADALQFLGTQWGLQW; translated from the coding sequence GTGGATTGGCTTTCAGACATCCGGCTCACGGACGGTCCACTGTATGGGACCGTCCTGGTATTGGGAATGGGCGGCGCCGCCTATCTCCTGGTGCCACCCTGGCGCGCCTCCATGACGCCGGGGCACCGCGCCCGGGCGTGGGCGGTCCGCATCGTCACCGCCGCGGCAGCCGCCTTTGCGCTGGTGGGTACGGTGCACTGGGCGCTCATCAACATCTTCTCCACCTTCCCCGAGGACCTGCCGGACCCCGTCCTGCTGTGGATTGTGCCCGGTGTTGCGGCTCTTCTCCTGGGCCTGCTCCGGCTGCCCCGGAGCAGCTGGGCCGGACGCGGGGGAGGGATCCTCGCCGCACTGCTGGTGGTGCTGCTCTCGGCGATCCAAGTCAACGCGTACTTTGGCCTCAACAGGACCGTGAGCGATCTGCTGGGTACGGCCCTGGCCCGGATACCGGCCCTTGAACAGGACCTTATGCGCCGTCCGGGCGCGTCCGACGGCGTACCCCTCCTGGGGTGGAAGCCGGAAGGGGAGCTGCCGGACGGGGGCGTCCTGCGGAAGTCCGCGATCCCTGGAACGCAGTCCGGGATGAACACGCGTGAGGCCTACATCTACCTTCCGCCGGCCTACTTTGCGGCGAACCGGCCCGCATTGCCGGTACTGGTTCTGGTGGCCGGACAGCCGGGCGGGCCGGCGGACTGGCTCACCGGCGGCGCAATCCGCGGTCACATGGATTCCTTTGCCGCGGCACACGGCGGAGTGTCCCCGGTGGTGGTCATTCCGGATCCCAACGGGTCGCAGTCCGCCAACACCATGTGCATGGACAGCCGCATTGCCAACGCGGACACCTATCTCTCGCAGGATGTACCTCAGTGGATCAGTTCCACCCTGGCGGTGGATACCAACCACAGCCACTGGGCTGTGGGTGGCTTCTCCTTCGGCGGCACGTGTGCCGTGCAGATGGGAACCCGGCATCCCGACGTCTACGCCGACGTGCTCGCCTTCTCCAGCGAGGCCGAACCTGCCATTGCCAAGGAGCGGCAGAAGACCATAGACGCAGCATTTCCCGGAAACCCAGATGAATTCACCAAGCAGACTCCACTGGAGATCATGAAACACCAACGGTTTGAGTCCAGCGGCATGTACCTTACTGCAGGCCAGAACGATCCCGAGTTCGTGGGGAACCTCCACACGCTGGCGGCTGCGGCAGAGGCCGCCGGCTTCACCGTGCAGGCACACGAGGTGGAGCACACGGGCCACTCCTGGGATACGTCCTCCAAGCGGTTCGCGGATGCGCTGCAGTTCCTTGGCACCCAGTGGGGGCTGCAGTGGTGA
- the atpD gene encoding F0F1 ATP synthase subunit beta: protein MTATATEHVAATSGATGRIARVIGPVVDVEFPADAIPSIYHALTTEITLNGVTKTITFETSQHLGDNLVRAISLQATDGLVRGTSVVDTGAPISVPVGDGVKGHIFNVLGQPLDVAESELEITERWPIHRKAPSFASLEGSTEMLETGIKVIDLLTPYIKGGKIGLFGGAGVGKTVLIQEMITRVARNFGGTSVFAGVGERTREGNDLWVEMEEAGVLKDTALVFGQMDEPPGTRLRVALSALTMAEYFRDVQNQDVLLFIDNIFRFTQAGSEVSTLLGRMPSAVGYQPNLADEMGLLQERITSTKGHSITSMQAIYVPADDYTDPAPATTFAHLDATTELSREIASRGLYPAVDPLTSTSRILDPQYIGKDHYNTAVRVKQILQKNKELQDIIAILGVDELSEEDKIVVSRARRIQQFLSQNTYTAKQFTGVEGSTVSIKDTVEGFSAICDGELDHVAEQAFFNVGGLDDVERQWAKIQEQTK from the coding sequence ATGACTGCCACTGCTACCGAACACGTAGCCGCAACGTCCGGTGCAACCGGCCGTATTGCGCGCGTAATCGGCCCGGTTGTCGACGTCGAATTCCCGGCTGACGCAATCCCGTCCATTTACCACGCACTGACCACCGAGATCACCCTCAACGGTGTCACCAAGACCATCACGTTCGAGACCTCCCAGCACCTGGGTGACAACCTCGTCCGCGCCATCTCCCTCCAGGCCACCGATGGACTCGTCCGCGGCACGTCCGTGGTGGACACCGGCGCCCCGATCTCCGTTCCCGTCGGTGACGGCGTCAAGGGACACATCTTCAACGTGCTGGGCCAGCCCCTGGACGTTGCCGAGTCGGAACTGGAGATCACCGAGCGCTGGCCAATCCACCGCAAGGCCCCCAGCTTCGCCTCCCTCGAAGGTTCCACCGAGATGCTGGAAACCGGCATCAAGGTCATCGACCTCCTCACCCCGTACATCAAGGGTGGAAAGATCGGCCTCTTCGGCGGCGCCGGCGTGGGCAAGACCGTGCTGATCCAGGAAATGATCACCCGTGTTGCCCGCAACTTCGGCGGTACCTCGGTCTTCGCCGGTGTTGGCGAGCGTACCCGTGAGGGCAACGACCTCTGGGTTGAAATGGAAGAGGCAGGGGTCCTCAAGGACACTGCCCTTGTATTCGGCCAGATGGACGAGCCGCCGGGAACGCGTCTGCGTGTGGCCCTGTCCGCGCTGACCATGGCGGAGTACTTCCGCGATGTGCAGAATCAGGACGTGCTGCTCTTCATCGACAACATCTTCCGCTTCACCCAGGCCGGCTCCGAGGTATCGACCCTGCTGGGCCGCATGCCTTCCGCCGTGGGCTACCAGCCCAACCTGGCGGATGAGATGGGCCTCCTTCAGGAGCGCATCACCTCCACGAAGGGCCACTCCATCACCTCGATGCAGGCCATCTACGTCCCCGCAGATGACTACACCGACCCGGCTCCGGCCACGACCTTCGCACACCTCGACGCGACCACGGAACTTTCCCGTGAAATCGCCTCCCGTGGTCTGTACCCGGCCGTTGACCCGCTGACGTCCACTTCCCGCATCCTGGATCCCCAGTACATCGGCAAGGACCACTACAACACGGCAGTCCGCGTGAAGCAGATCCTGCAGAAGAACAAGGAACTCCAGGACATCATCGCCATCCTCGGTGTCGATGAACTCTCCGAAGAGGACAAGATCGTCGTGTCCCGTGCACGCCGCATCCAGCAGTTCCTCTCGCAGAACACCTACACCGCCAAGCAGTTCACCGGCGTTGAGGGCTCCACGGTTTCCATCAAGGACACCGTTGAAGGCTTCTCGGCCATCTGCGACGGCGAGCTGGACCACGTCGCGGAGCAGGCGTTCTTCAACGTCGGCGGCCTCGACGACGTGGAGCGCCAGTGGGCCAAGATCCAGGAACAGACCAAGTAA
- a CDS encoding AI-2E family transporter — MTDKTDPSSAATGNPGDSRGPVPATVPPLGMAAAAHRRGTAAAAIGQVVRRLRQPLPGAQPRLRFEMPPEYTGQVPQTDHGGDEEPQFGHPGPRMSPQHPLYMGFMGTVGVGLALLVYWIGSHTTQLLLWIVAALFIALGLEPVVGWLENRKIPRPAGILVSVAVLMGAVVGFFATLIPTIVEQVSEIVRQAPDWVRSFMDSDFFRSLDDQFGVRDRITEELDKFVNDPAAMGGIFGGVVGFGSTVANGLFGTLIVLVLSLYFLAALPAMKKWGYRLAPRSRRKRVAALSEEITRSVGNYVIGQACVALLNATFAFVVMSIVGIPFALLLAFVVVLLAFIPLVGGMIAGIVVILVSLTQGWQAAAIYAICYFAYLQFEAYFISPRIMQKAVAVPGAVAVISVIAGGSLLGVLGALIAIPTAAAVLLLLREIYIVRQDQH; from the coding sequence GTGACTGACAAGACGGACCCATCCTCGGCGGCAACCGGAAATCCCGGGGATTCCAGGGGCCCTGTCCCTGCGACGGTGCCTCCCCTGGGAATGGCAGCGGCAGCCCACCGCAGGGGCACGGCCGCGGCTGCAATCGGCCAGGTGGTCCGCAGGCTCCGCCAGCCCTTGCCCGGAGCACAGCCCAGGCTTCGGTTCGAAATGCCCCCGGAATACACCGGGCAGGTTCCCCAGACGGACCACGGCGGTGACGAGGAACCCCAGTTCGGCCACCCCGGGCCGCGCATGTCCCCCCAGCATCCCCTGTACATGGGCTTCATGGGGACAGTGGGCGTGGGACTGGCGCTGCTGGTCTACTGGATCGGTTCCCACACCACGCAGCTGCTGCTGTGGATCGTGGCGGCGCTGTTCATCGCCCTGGGACTTGAACCCGTGGTGGGCTGGCTCGAAAACAGGAAGATCCCCCGGCCCGCCGGCATCCTTGTCTCCGTGGCTGTCCTCATGGGCGCCGTCGTCGGGTTTTTCGCCACTCTTATCCCCACCATTGTTGAACAGGTGTCGGAGATCGTGCGGCAGGCGCCGGACTGGGTGCGCAGCTTCATGGACTCGGACTTCTTCCGCAGCCTCGATGACCAGTTCGGCGTGCGGGACCGCATCACCGAGGAACTGGACAAGTTCGTCAATGACCCGGCGGCCATGGGCGGCATTTTCGGCGGCGTGGTGGGATTCGGATCCACCGTGGCCAACGGGCTCTTCGGCACCCTCATTGTCCTGGTGCTGAGCCTGTACTTCCTGGCAGCGCTGCCGGCGATGAAGAAGTGGGGCTACAGGCTGGCCCCCCGCTCCCGCCGCAAACGGGTGGCCGCCCTCTCCGAGGAGATCACCCGGTCAGTGGGAAACTACGTCATCGGCCAGGCATGCGTGGCCCTCCTCAACGCCACTTTCGCCTTCGTGGTGATGTCCATCGTGGGCATCCCCTTTGCCCTGCTGCTGGCGTTCGTGGTGGTCCTGCTCGCTTTCATCCCGCTGGTGGGCGGCATGATCGCAGGCATTGTGGTGATCCTTGTATCCCTCACCCAGGGCTGGCAGGCGGCCGCCATCTACGCCATCTGCTATTTCGCGTACCTGCAGTTCGAGGCCTACTTCATCTCGCCGCGCATCATGCAGAAGGCAGTTGCCGTGCCCGGTGCCGTGGCGGTGATCTCCGTGATTGCCGGCGGAAGCCTGCTGGGCGTGCTCGGTGCGCTGATCGCCATCCCCACTGCCGCAGCGGTCCTGCTGCTGCTCCGGGAAATCTATATCGTCCGGCAGGACCAGCACTGA
- a CDS encoding DUF2156 domain-containing protein, with product MWAAVGRPAVQQALLTLKSMPFTLGVLVAFLAAAALTGSFLDGPPEQLLGLASVSGPGLRSGQWWTLFTSAFFATNPLAYLAASLMIVLLLGLAERKLGRRAAVGLFFGGQFAAVTVFLLVTQLAVYVGDGWLDRMVDDRLIGPYAPVLIAGLAASARITLLWQRRLRTVVLSISLLLVLYVGHAETVIGLIGALLGLLAGWWIQGDQGRLHRHRSTGRETRNLLALTVAVFAVGPILTGITRAPTGPLALLRDVVLSPMPTLNQLIFNCGATVDATCLETGRAGFAGPFGLALAVVPVLLLLICADGMRRGRRLALNIALAIQLAVTALAAVYLALFALVPSRLQGTHATPLSSAFAHVLPLVVVPLLLAVVLWLNRRQFRVQTRPGARRTLAAVVCGTWLVLASSYTVAWFWSGGLSRDGGLLGLFAELARQYVPVPIPQNFRRVFPERDSAEALLFAYSGPVFWLVALAAVLWVLVGRHHGLHFGRQDRSHARELLHQGGGPLSWMALWEPNTYWFSPDGAGGMAFQQHGTVALTLGGAFGDRKAEQRVTEGFLDYCRSQALIPALYSCDDTMWPVLRERGFSRVAVAQETRLALNELEFKGKEWQNVRTALNRAAKLGVHAVWGSYHSLPATLRLRLNEVSEEWAAGKSVPEMGFTLGGVDELDDEEVLCCLAVDGHGVVHGVTSWLPVYDGGRLVSRTLDVMRRGSEGFPGVMEFLIASAVLELRDSVDVISLSGSPLASRPDAQPERGTGTGAEGTGAGGTGAEGTGAGGPGGGEDAGQQEGAPDEGAQNLVRILDLVGHALEPVYGFRSLAAFKSRFKPEYRALYLYYQDPLHLPAIGRALTRAYLPGLSLAQGARLVRKLVT from the coding sequence ATGTGGGCCGCCGTCGGACGTCCGGCAGTCCAGCAGGCGCTGCTCACGCTGAAATCCATGCCCTTCACCCTGGGCGTGCTGGTTGCCTTCCTTGCGGCCGCTGCCCTGACCGGAAGCTTCCTTGACGGCCCGCCGGAGCAGCTCCTTGGCCTGGCCTCGGTCAGCGGCCCCGGGCTGCGCAGCGGGCAGTGGTGGACGCTGTTCACCAGCGCCTTCTTCGCCACTAACCCGCTCGCCTACCTCGCCGCGTCGCTGATGATCGTGCTGCTGCTGGGCCTGGCGGAGCGCAAGCTTGGCCGGCGGGCCGCCGTCGGACTGTTCTTTGGCGGGCAATTCGCGGCCGTCACGGTGTTCCTCCTGGTAACCCAGCTGGCCGTGTATGTGGGCGACGGCTGGCTGGACCGGATGGTGGATGACAGGCTCATCGGTCCGTATGCCCCGGTGCTTATTGCCGGGCTTGCGGCCAGTGCCCGGATCACGCTGCTGTGGCAGCGCCGGCTCCGCACCGTGGTGCTGTCCATTTCCCTGCTGCTGGTCCTGTACGTGGGGCACGCCGAAACCGTCATTGGCCTCATCGGCGCCCTTCTTGGCCTCCTTGCAGGCTGGTGGATCCAGGGGGACCAGGGGCGGCTTCACCGTCACCGGTCGACGGGCCGGGAAACCAGGAACCTCCTGGCCCTGACCGTTGCCGTGTTCGCGGTGGGTCCCATCCTGACCGGAATCACGCGTGCGCCAACCGGCCCGCTGGCTTTGCTCCGGGACGTCGTCCTGAGCCCGATGCCCACGCTGAACCAACTGATCTTCAACTGCGGCGCCACCGTTGACGCCACTTGCCTGGAAACGGGCAGGGCAGGGTTTGCCGGCCCGTTCGGCCTGGCGCTGGCCGTGGTGCCGGTCCTCCTGCTGCTGATCTGCGCGGACGGCATGCGCCGGGGCCGCCGGCTGGCCCTGAACATCGCGCTGGCCATCCAGTTGGCTGTCACCGCCCTCGCCGCGGTCTACCTGGCACTGTTCGCCCTTGTTCCCTCACGCCTGCAGGGCACGCATGCAACGCCGCTGTCCTCGGCCTTCGCACATGTGCTGCCGCTCGTGGTGGTTCCGCTGCTGCTGGCAGTGGTCCTGTGGCTGAACCGGCGGCAGTTCCGCGTGCAGACGCGTCCGGGCGCCCGGCGGACGCTCGCTGCGGTGGTCTGCGGAACCTGGCTGGTGCTGGCCAGCTCATATACCGTGGCCTGGTTCTGGTCCGGCGGACTGTCCCGTGACGGCGGCTTGCTGGGCCTTTTCGCCGAGTTGGCCCGGCAGTACGTCCCGGTGCCCATTCCGCAGAATTTCCGCCGGGTCTTCCCGGAACGCGACAGCGCCGAAGCACTGCTGTTCGCCTACTCGGGACCGGTGTTCTGGCTCGTGGCCCTGGCGGCGGTGTTGTGGGTGCTGGTGGGCCGGCACCACGGCCTCCACTTCGGACGGCAGGACCGCAGCCACGCCCGGGAACTGCTCCACCAGGGCGGCGGACCCTTGTCCTGGATGGCACTGTGGGAGCCCAACACGTACTGGTTCAGCCCGGACGGCGCAGGCGGCATGGCCTTCCAGCAGCATGGGACCGTGGCCCTGACCCTGGGCGGTGCATTCGGTGACCGCAAGGCCGAGCAGCGGGTCACCGAAGGCTTCCTGGACTACTGCCGCAGCCAGGCCCTGATACCGGCGCTGTATTCCTGCGACGACACCATGTGGCCGGTACTGAGGGAACGCGGCTTCTCCCGCGTGGCCGTGGCCCAGGAGACCCGGCTGGCGCTGAACGAGCTTGAGTTCAAAGGCAAGGAATGGCAGAACGTCAGGACCGCCCTGAACCGCGCCGCGAAGCTGGGCGTCCATGCCGTCTGGGGCTCCTACCATTCGCTGCCCGCAACGCTCCGGCTAAGGCTGAACGAAGTGTCCGAGGAATGGGCGGCCGGCAAGTCCGTTCCGGAAATGGGCTTCACGCTGGGGGGAGTGGACGAGCTCGACGACGAGGAGGTCCTGTGCTGCCTGGCCGTGGACGGCCACGGCGTGGTCCACGGCGTGACCAGCTGGCTGCCCGTGTACGACGGCGGGCGGCTGGTAAGCAGGACCCTGGATGTCATGCGCCGCGGCAGTGAAGGATTTCCGGGGGTGATGGAATTCCTGATTGCCTCCGCCGTACTGGAGTTGCGGGATTCCGTGGACGTGATCTCCCTGTCGGGTTCGCCGCTGGCCAGCCGTCCCGATGCCCAGCCGGAGCGGGGAACAGGAACAGGCGCGGAGGGAACAGGCGCTGGGGGAACGGGTGCTGAGGGAACAGGCGCCGGGGGGCCCGGCGGGGGCGAGGACGCAGGGCAACAGGAGGGCGCCCCCGATGAGGGCGCGCAGAACCTGGTCAGGATCCTGGACCTGGTGGGCCACGCGCTTGAGCCGGTCTACGGCTTCCGCTCCCTGGCGGCCTTCAAGTCCCGGTTCAAGCCGGAGTACCGGGCGCTTTACCTGTACTACCAGGATCCGTTGCACCTGCCCGCCATCGGCAGGGCGCTGACCCGCGCCTACCTCCCCGGTCTTTCCCTGGCGCAGGGCGCCCGGCTGGTGCGCAAGCTGGTGACCTGA